The Maridesulfovibrio ferrireducens genomic interval GCAAATTAGTACCGTCCCGTCACCGGAAGGTAATAAGGACAATGCTTCATCAAGTGACGGAGCAGTCTGCACTCTGGTTCCGAGCCGCTCTATAAAATCTTCCGGCAAACAGGCTCTTTCATTTTCAGGAATACCGCAAGTTATGATCGGCCCCTGCGTCAATTCAAATAAGATATCTTTCACAGGGGCTATATTCTTATCTTTCATGCAGGAAAACACAATCGCATCAAGCACGATTTTCGATCTTTTTATTTCCGACTCAAGAGCTTTAAACGCATGAAGGTTATGTGCGCCGTCCAGAATATAGGTTCTATCGGCCTTAACTATTTGCAGTCTACCGGGAATAAAAGCCTTTTTCACCCCTTCGCAAATCTGAGATTCGTTAAACTGCAAATCTTTTTTAGCGCAGAAAAGTGACCATGCGCATACGGCTAAATGAGCATTCTGCATTTGATGCACGCCTGAAAGAGTCGGCGATAACTCTGAAACTCCATTCATTTTTTCAGCATTATGAAACTCAACGCCTAACTGCTCAGCGCGTGAATGCAAAACATTCATTACCTCGTCAACCTGAATAGATGTAACGGCGGTTCCACCCTTTCGCATAGCATCAGCTTTATCCGCAGCAATAAGTTCGATGGTCGCACCAAGTATTTTTTCATGATCAAGCCCGATTGGCGTAAAGACTGTCAAATCCGGATCAAGAGTATTGGTCGCGTCAAAACGTCCGCCAAGTCCAGCTTCCATCACTGCGAGATCAACACCATGTTCTTTGAACGCAACCAAAGCCATGCATGTAAGCAATTCAAAATAAG includes:
- a CDS encoding bifunctional folylpolyglutamate synthase/dihydrofolate synthase codes for the protein MKFNNFLEFSEYLDELGLFHMDLSLDRMEEFVCKWGAKGDFPVIHVVGTNGKGSTSTYLTYIAMESGLKVGTFTSPHFVTPRERATIDGQMLSEDEWCHLANMVMEIAPDVGLTYFELLTCMALVAFKEHGVDLAVMEAGLGGRFDATNTLDPDLTVFTPIGLDHEKILGATIELIAADKADAMRKGGTAVTSIQVDEVMNVLHSRAEQLGVEFHNAEKMNGVSELSPTLSGVHQMQNAHLAVCAWSLFCAKKDLQFNESQICEGVKKAFIPGRLQIVKADRTYILDGAHNLHAFKALESEIKRSKIVLDAIVFSCMKDKNIAPVKDILFELTQGPIITCGIPENERACLPEDFIERLGTRVQTAPSLDEALSLLPSGDGTVLICGSLYLLSAFYTKYPRFLMK